Genomic segment of Rhodococcus rhodochrous:
TCGTCGGCCATCACCGGCGCCGAGACGCGGCGGTTGATTTCGGCGAGCACATCGAGTTGATCTGCGGGAGTAGGCTGTTCGATGAGTTCGACACCACCGTCGACGAGTTGCGGTACGTGGCGCAGCGCGGTGAAGCGGTCCCAGCGGGCGTTGACGTCGATACTGAATCCGACCTCGCCGCCGAACGCCTCGACGATCTTGACGACGCGATCGGTGTCGACTGCCGGGTCGAGCGCGCCCATCTTGAGCTTGAAGGAGTAGTTCAGGCGCTGCTCACGCTTGTGGGTGACCTCCTCGACGATCTCCTCGAGCGGCGCGGCACCGAGCGCCCACCGTACGTCGACGCCGGTCCGGAAGGCACCTCCGAGCAGCGACGCGACCGGCACACCCAGGGCGCGTCCCCACGCGTCGTGCATCGCGACGTCGACGGCGGCCTTCGCGAATCGCGCGTTGGCGACGATGCGCTCGATATCGACCATGACGCCGCTGATCTCGTCGACCCCGCGCCCGATGATGTACGGCCCGATGTAGCGGTCGACGATCTGCTGCATCGTCTCGACCGATTCGCCGCCCCACCACGGTCCGCCCGGCACGACGCCCTCACCGTAACCGGTGACGCCACCCTCGGTGGTCACCGCGACGAGCAGGATCGGCTGCGCTTCGGCGGTGGTGGTGGCGAACTTGTGGGGTCGGATCAGAGGTACGTCGATGATCGTCGTGGTGACGGAGGCGATCTTCAGATCGGGGTCGGACATCGGAATTGCTCACAATCGGATCGGGGTGTGACAAGGGATACGTTGCTGCTGCATTCAGCACGAATGCCGGTGCCCGAGTTGGGCACCGGCATTCGTTACACAGATCCGACCTTCACTCGGGAGCCGGTCGGACGGCGTCCGCGGTGCGGATCACGCTTCGGGGTCGAGCACGAAGTTGTAGGTCACTTCCTCGATGCCGTCGGCGTTGGGCTGCGGATCCAGGATGAGCTCGGGCTTGACCGCCGTGGCGACGTCGTCCTCGACCCATTCGCCACCCTTGAAGTACAGCTGGGTGGTGATGGCGCGCTTGCCGGGAGCCTTCACCATGAGGTGCAGGTGGGCCGGGCGCCAGGGGTGTCCGCCGTAGGACTGGATGAACCAGCCGGTCGGTCCGTCGGCCGGGATCTTGTAGGGAGCCGGCTTGAGCGTGGTGATCTCGAAGTTGCCGTCCGCGTCGACCTCGACGGTGCCGCGCAGGTTCCACTCGGGGATACCGGGGGCGAACTGCGAGTAGAAGCCCTCCTCGTCGGCGTGCCACAGTTCGACGGTGGCGCCGGGCAGACCGTTGCCATCGAGGTCGGTGACCTGGCCCTTGAAGATCAGCGGAGGAGCAACCTTGTCCTTCTCGCGCATCGGCATCGTGCACTTGGCCGGGAGCTTCGGGCTGTTCGGCACGTAGTAGGGGCCTTCGATGGAGCCCTTGGTGCCGGCGAAGCCCTTGCGCTCGTAGTGCACCTTCTCGATCTCGTGCTCGACGAAGACGTCCAGCCACAGCGGCCACTCGCCGTACTCACCCACGTCGATCAGCCACTGCTTGAGCACGCGGTACTCGTCGTAGGTGACCTGGTGCTTCTGGATGATGTCGGCGAAAGCCCCGATCACGTCCTGGTAGATCGCCGACGCGCGCTCGACCGAGGTGTCGGACGTGACCCGCTCGGACTTGAACTTGTCGGTCGCAGCGTTGCCGGACCCGTGGGCGGTGGGGTTCTCCATGGTGGTCATGGGCTCTCCTCGTGAGGGACTGAACTATCGGGAAGTGTGGGGCCGGTGCGACACGGGGGCTGCGGTGATCACCGGTCTGTACGCTGTGCGTACTTGTGTATCGCAGTGCGTACACCACATACTGTGCGTGGTGTCACACAGCTTGTCAACACCGGATCGGGCAGTATCAACAAGTACGCAGGTAGGAGGCAGGATGCCGAGCATCGACCTAGGTAATGGTCCTAGTAACGATCGGGACTTCATCCAGAGCATCGAACGTGGTTTCGCGGTATTGCACGCCTTCGACGACAAGGACCCGAACCCCAGTCTGGCCGAACTCGCCGCCAAGACCGATCTGTCGCGACCCGCGGTCCGCCGGATCCTGCTCACCCTGCAGAAACTCGGCTACGTCACGTCGCACGGTACGCGGTGGTCGCTCACTCCGCGCGTGCTCAGTATCGGCCGGCACTACACCGAATCCCACACTCTCGTGGACTCGGCGTTGCCGAAACTCGTCGAGATCGCCGAGCACACCAACGAATCCGCATCCCTCGGCGTACTCGACGGCACCGAGGTCGTCTACGCCGCACGCGTCCCGGTTCGCCGGATCATGAGCATCAACGTCTCCGTCGGCACCCGCGTCCCCGCCTACGCGACGTCGATGGGCCGGGCGCTGCTGGCCTGGTCACCGCGCGAACTCGTCGACCGCGTGCTCGAGGAGACCGAGTTCGTACGGCTCACGAGCGCGACGATCGACAACCCGGACGACCTGCGCGCCGAACTGGCCCACGTGCGCAACCGCGGCTACGCGATCACCTCCGCCGAGCTCGAGGAAGGGCTCATCACGATCGCCGCCCCCGTCTTCGACCCCTCCGGCTACGCCGTCGGAGTGCTCGCGTGCTCGACGTCGACCGGTCGCCACACCCTCGATTCGTTCCGCGATCTTGCCGCGAAAAGGGTCGTGAACTGCGCGGAAAGGCTCAGCAGCGAGCTCGGCTACCGCCACAACTGACGACTCCCCGGTCACCCGCGCAGCGTGACCGAGGGCGCCACCCCGTACTTGCGCTTGTAGGCCGCCGCGAACCGGCCGGTATGGGTGATGCCCCACTTCAGAGCCACATCGGTCACCGACAGTTCCGTCTCGTCGCCCACCGCGAGTTCCTCGTGGATGCGCTCGAGGCGCAGGTCGAGCAGGTAATCGCGCGGGCAGACCCCGAGATACTCGCGGAAGCCCTCCTGCAGGCGCCGCACACTGACACCGGCCACCTCGGCCATCTCCGCGGTGGTCCACGCCGAGGCGGGATCCTCGTGCAACCGGTCGAGGACACGCTTGATGATGCGCGGACGCGCACCGCCGGTCGGATCCGCGTCCTCCGGCATGACCGCGAGGATGAACGAGGTCGTCAGAGCGCCCGACAGCTGCTCCGCGACGAGCGGATTCCGCCAGAGTGATTCGTCCGCTTTGAGCTGTTCCACGACCGAGCGCAACAGTGTCATCCAGCTCTGCCCCGCCTGCGTCGTCAGATCCACCCGGTCCGGAAGCTGCAGGTCGGGGCGGGCGAGGATGCGCGACATCTCGCGCTGCAGATAGTCGCGCTCGAGCTTGATCCCCACGATCTCGCAGTCGTTCGTCCACTTCTGCTCCGGTGCTGCGGTGTCGGGACGGAAGACGGTGGCGTGCCCGACCTCCGACACCAACCCGTTGCCGGCGGCGATCCGCCCCGCGATCGGAATGTTCACCGCGTATGCCCCAGGATGCTCGCTGCGGATCGACACGGCCGCTCCCCAGCCGATGCGAGCGAGACGGATCGGCCCGAGCGGCAGCGTGCGGAGCCGGAGCGAGGGCGCGACGTCGTCGAGCGGCGTCAGTTCGTGCTCGAAATAGGCATTCGAGACAACCTCTTCCACCTCTTCCCAATCGACCGGCCCCGGAGTCGGCTCCATTGCCATCGGCCCCTCACCTTCGTTTCCAGCTCGTCGTCGGCGCTCCGACCTGCGCATCCGTGTGGTTCGAGCGCGTGCGATCCAGTGTGATGCGGAACACGGTCCCAGGCAAACAGGGCCCTTCGGCCCACTCACCGCGCTAGGTGGATAGTGACCGCGCTCACTGGATCGCACAAGCTCCACAACGTCCATATGGTCTGTGTCACATCGAATCGAAGTCCACCACAACCCGCACCGGACAGGAGGACGCAGACATGGATCAGCGCACACTCCGCAACATCTTCGGACAGTTCGCCAGCGGCGTCACCGTCATCACCTGCGCGAACAGCGACGGAGAGCCCCACGGCGCGACCGTCACCGCCTTCACCGCCGTCTCGCTCGAGCCCCGCCTGTGCCAGGTCACCCTGACCCGCACCTCCAAGGCCTGCCGGTTCCTGTCCGACGCGCCGTTCGCGGTCAACATCCTCGCCGCAAACCAGCTCGACACCGCACTGCACTTCGCGGGACGCCCCCAGTCGCCCGAGCCGGTCTGGGAGCAGGGCCCCACCGCTCCGATCCTCGCCGGCACCGCCGCGACACTGTCGTGCACGCCCTGGCGCGAATACGACGGCGGCGACCACATCATCTACATCG
This window contains:
- a CDS encoding flavin reductase family protein yields the protein MDQRTLRNIFGQFASGVTVITCANSDGEPHGATVTAFTAVSLEPRLCQVTLTRTSKACRFLSDAPFAVNILAANQLDTALHFAGRPQSPEPVWEQGPTAPILAGTAATLSCTPWREYDGGDHIIYIGEIVDATFDETVDPLLFYRSTFHDLGAPSTSTAWNGSLDDPHSGWFDSQTRFVPFELAPAHV
- a CDS encoding AraC family transcriptional regulator, which gives rise to MEPTPGPVDWEEVEEVVSNAYFEHELTPLDDVAPSLRLRTLPLGPIRLARIGWGAAVSIRSEHPGAYAVNIPIAGRIAAGNGLVSEVGHATVFRPDTAAPEQKWTNDCEIVGIKLERDYLQREMSRILARPDLQLPDRVDLTTQAGQSWMTLLRSVVEQLKADESLWRNPLVAEQLSGALTTSFILAVMPEDADPTGGARPRIIKRVLDRLHEDPASAWTTAEMAEVAGVSVRRLQEGFREYLGVCPRDYLLDLRLERIHEELAVGDETELSVTDVALKWGITHTGRFAAAYKRKYGVAPSVTLRG
- a CDS encoding IclR family transcriptional regulator domain-containing protein, whose translation is MPSIDLGNGPSNDRDFIQSIERGFAVLHAFDDKDPNPSLAELAAKTDLSRPAVRRILLTLQKLGYVTSHGTRWSLTPRVLSIGRHYTESHTLVDSALPKLVEIAEHTNESASLGVLDGTEVVYAARVPVRRIMSINVSVGTRVPAYATSMGRALLAWSPRELVDRVLEETEFVRLTSATIDNPDDLRAELAHVRNRGYAITSAELEEGLITIAAPVFDPSGYAVGVLACSTSTGRHTLDSFRDLAAKRVVNCAERLSSELGYRHN
- a CDS encoding muconate/chloromuconate family cycloisomerase → MSDPDLKIASVTTTIIDVPLIRPHKFATTTAEAQPILLVAVTTEGGVTGYGEGVVPGGPWWGGESVETMQQIVDRYIGPYIIGRGVDEISGVMVDIERIVANARFAKAAVDVAMHDAWGRALGVPVASLLGGAFRTGVDVRWALGAAPLEEIVEEVTHKREQRLNYSFKLKMGALDPAVDTDRVVKIVEAFGGEVGFSIDVNARWDRFTALRHVPQLVDGGVELIEQPTPADQLDVLAEINRRVSAPVMADESVQTPHDAYEVAKLGAADVVALKTTKCGGLQRSKQVVAVAKAAGLRCHGATSIEGPIGTAASIHFACAEPGIDYGTELFGPQLFAVELLQKPLDYSEGQVHLPEGPGLGVELDMDVVKKYARS
- the catA gene encoding catechol 1,2-dioxygenase produces the protein MTTMENPTAHGSGNAATDKFKSERVTSDTSVERASAIYQDVIGAFADIIQKHQVTYDEYRVLKQWLIDVGEYGEWPLWLDVFVEHEIEKVHYERKGFAGTKGSIEGPYYVPNSPKLPAKCTMPMREKDKVAPPLIFKGQVTDLDGNGLPGATVELWHADEEGFYSQFAPGIPEWNLRGTVEVDADGNFEITTLKPAPYKIPADGPTGWFIQSYGGHPWRPAHLHLMVKAPGKRAITTQLYFKGGEWVEDDVATAVKPELILDPQPNADGIEEVTYNFVLDPEA